A genomic stretch from Aedes albopictus strain Foshan chromosome 2, AalbF5, whole genome shotgun sequence includes:
- the LOC134288752 gene encoding uncharacterized protein LOC134288752, translated as MPPKRTPVKKMPDPAEDGELRALFLNRGAAQRNVSRIQTILEQVEADNVELTSAKIKVYQRSVENAHTEYTRFHQQIIATSPSDGLEEQEECYLKFLDLYEEVSVLLESWSEKLNAPATQQPPCATTNQQPIIVQSQSFRAPLPTFDGRYEAWPRFKAMFQDLMQRSSDSDAVKLYHLENSLKGEATGVIDLETLQNNNYQRAWDILEERFGNKRLIVESHILGLLNMKRMGKKSSKDLRSLIDECTRHVENLVKLGQPLLGMSELLVVTVLTRALDDQTRELWEASIDQTELPEYEQTIEFLKQRCVILERCEKSAPIVSPNPKVSNQKPPGSKLAPSKTSHAAAVTSEYMCDFCSGQHQNYKCSNFLKMSVDQRQAKVKEVNLCFNCLRKGHRGAACSSDKSCSKCSKKHHTLLHFEREKPEVKPTDAPKTPEGKPVPAVQPVNTSCSSSIPPPGKQVFLMTAMVNLTAKNGQVHRVRALLDSGSQINVISESVVQRLKLPKQPANVPVIGVGGNKSKMHHKVVVRMTSNYSDYAVNVECLTTPKVAGTVPPVSVNIDTWNIPPGILLADAAFYCPNEIEMLIGAGLFFDVLKQGQIKLSSTLPTLYETQFGWVVAGTYDDQADDRPVCANVVVNDGLEECLKRFFDQEEIVEPAMTSTEEERFEEHFKQTYRRDDTGRFVVQLPFRDSVSQLSNSRSLAMKRFLLLEKRLAKNPELKNQYTEFIDEYRALGHCREIQEDEDPPGTQAYYLPHHCVLKPSSSSTKLRVVFDATAKASGLSLNDVLMTGPNSQSELFTIVMRFRTHPIVFSADVSKMYRQVLVDPSQTRYQRIFWRNNPSEALKVFELLTVTYGTSSASFLAVRSLIQLARDESTNYPTAAEIILDDSYMDDILSGADSVNEAIKLRSDIEELMLKGGFPVRKWCSNSEELLDSVPEEDREKLVPIHDSSANQAIKALGLMWDPRRDLFLFCQSADTTNPGAVVTKRRVLSQIARLFDPLGLVAPVIVEAKMIMQCLWASKLGWDDTLDDELLQRWNTFRTSLDHITDLEIPRCVVDTEREVLEIHGFADASKSAYGACVYIRCVRRDGSAVAHLLCSKSKVAPLREMTIPRLELCAALLLAKLVAKVAPTLKLSFDEVKLWSDSKIVLAWINKPLDRLQVYVRNRVAQIKHLTDRYQWSYVNTLNNPADIVSRGMPPDLLKQCSLWWSGPTFLSTTEYEVEAITEIPECEIPELREVIIANPAIESEPVFERFSSFTKLQRVLAQVVRFVRLVRTPKEQRMLSSALTVQDMRRAEISIVRILQQSELHEEIQSIQRGNFPKRMANLQPFIDDEGLLRVGGRLQNSKLPFEAKHQLLLPRKHRVTEMLIRKYHEDRLHEGQSGLLAAIRQKFWLTNARSAIRKVIHDCVKCFRTKPRSIQPLMGVLPEARVTEHAPFELTGVDYAGPILVKEGKRKPKVVKAYISLFVCLSTKAIHLELVSDLTSDAFLAALDRFINRRGLVRKLFSDNGTNFVGALKELRHLRDMFNDQVERNKINDFLIGREVEWDFIPPRSPNFGGLWEAGVKIVKSHLTRTLGNTTLTFEQLSTVLTHIEAIVNSRPLYSTSDDPNDPQPISPAHLMLGRPMEPVIKPSYLDVPANRLTKWQYLNQMRDHFWKKWSREYLSTLQSRAKWTKKQPNVRVDTVVLLAEDNQPAQTWKLGRIIAVYPGKDGIVRVADVKTTTGVYRRAVSKLAPLPLQETDEQQSSKLELHSNGRDYVRAHALPMKAAACEAVRALTPINASDSSSTTDAALTHSPEPTEQKLPALRESECCELQTLSSAADRCRSRHHHHHHLSLAW; from the coding sequence ATGCCGCCCAAGAGAACACCGGTGAAGAAGATGCCAGATCCAGCTGAAGACGGAGAACTGAGAGCGCTGTTCCTCAACCGTGGAGCTGCTCAACGAAATGTGAGCCGAATCCAGACCATCCTGGAACAAGTCGAAGCAGACAACGTCGAGCTAACCTCAGCCAAGATAAAGGTGTACCAACGAAGCGTCGAGAATGCTCACACCGAGTACACCAGATTTCATCAACAAATCATCGCCACGTCTCCGTCAGACGGACTTGAGGAGCAAGAAGAGTGTTACCTCAAGTTTTTGGACTTGTACGAGGAGGTATCTGTGCTACTCGAGAGCTGGAGCGAGAAGCTAAATGCGCCCGCAACCCAGCAGCCACCGTGTGCCACCACCAACCAGCAGCCGATCATCGTACAGTCTCAGTCATTCCGTGCTCCGTTGCCAACCTTCGATGGACGTTATGAAGCATGGCCACGCTTCAAGGCCATGTTTCAAGATCTGATGCAGCGCTCATCAGATTCGGACGCGGTGAAGCTATACCACCTGGAAAACTCTTTGAAGGGTGAAGCCACCGGCGTAATCGACCTGGAGACGTTGCAGAATAACAACTACCAGCGCGCATGGGACATCCTGGAGGAGAGGTTCGGCAACAAGCGACTAATCGTGGAGTCCCACATTCTAGGGCTGCTGAATATGAAGAGGATGGGTAAGAAGTCGTCTAAGGATCTCCGAAGCTTAATCGATGAATGCACCCGCCACGTGGAGAACCTTGTCAAGCTTGGCCAACCACTGCTGGGAATGTCGGAGTTGCTCGTGGTGACCGTGCTCACTCGCGCATTGGATGACCAGACCCGCGAGTTGTGGGAGGCTTCGATTGATCAGACGGAGCTCCCGGAATACGAGCAGACGATCGAGTTCCTCAAACAGAGATGCGTCATCCTGGAGAGATGCGAGAAGAGTGCTCCCATCGTATCCCCGAATCCCAAGGTCTCCAACCAGAAGCCGCCTGGGTCCAAGCTCGCGCCTTCCAAGACTTCGCACGCAGCAGCAGTGACTTCGGAGTATATGTGTGATTTCTGTTCCGGTCAACACCAGAACTACAAATGTTCCAACTTCCTGAAGATGTCTGTGGATCAGCGACAAGCAAAGGTAAAGGAAGTGAATCTTTGCTTCAACTGCCTAAGGAAGGGCCATCGTGGTGCGGCGTGTTCCAGCGATAAGTCGTGTTCAAAGTGCTCCAAGAAACACCACACGCTACTTCATTTCGAACGTGAGAAGCCCGAAGTGAAACCCACTGATGCGCCGAAGACTCCAGAAGGGAAGCCGGTACCTGCAGTGCAGCCGGTGAATACATCGTGTTCCAGCAGCATTCCTCCACCGGGTAAGCAGGTATTCCTGATGACTGCAATGGTCAACCTGACCGCCAAAAACGGCCAAGTTCATCGTGTGCGAGCCTTGTTGGACTCCGGATCGCAGATCAACGTCATTTCCGAGTCTGTGGTTCAAAGATTGAAGCTTCCGAAACAACCAGCGAATGTTCCCGTCATCGGCGTCGGAGGTAACAAGTCCAAGATGCACCACAAGGTGGTGGTGCGAATGACATCGAACTACAGCGATTATGCCGTCAACGTTGAATGCCTCACTACTCCGAAGGTGGCGGGCACGGTTCCGCCGGTGAGTGTTAACATCGATACGTGGAACATCCCGCCTGGTATTCTGCTAGCCGACGCCGCCTTCTATTGTCCAAACGAGATCGAGATGTTGATTGGAGCTGGTCTGTTCTTTGACGTCCTTAAGCAAGGTCAGATCAAATTGTCCAGCACTTTGCCGACCCTGTACGAAACCCAATTCGGATGGGTAGTAGCTGGTACGTACGATGACCAGGCCGATGATCGCCCGGTATGTGCCAACGTTGTTGTGAACGATGGATTAGAGGAGTGCCTGAAGCGATTCTTCGACCAGGAGGAAATTGTCGAGCCTGCAATGACAAGCACCGAGGAAGAACGGTTTGAAGAGCACTTCAAACAAACATACCGACGTGACGACACTGGAAGATTCGTAGTACAACTTCCCTTTCGTGATTCTGTGAGCCAGCTAAGTAATTCCAGATCCCTCGCCATGAAACGTTTTTTGCTCCTAGAGAAGAGGTTGGCGAAAAATCCAGAACTCAAGAACCAGTACACAGAGTTCATCGATGAGTACCGAGCCCTGGGTCATTGCCGGGAGATACAGGAGGATGAGGACCCACCTGGAACTCAAGCCTACTACTTGCCACACCATTGTGTCCTGAAACCATCCAGTAGCAGCACCAAACTACGTGTTGTGTTCGATGCTACAGCGAAGGCGAGTGGTTTATCCCTAAACGATGTGCTGATGACCGGACCGAACAGCCAAAGTGAGTTGTTCACCATAGTGATGCGCTTCCGGACCCACCCCATCGTATTCTCTGCGGACGTGTCAAAAATGTACAGGCAAGTACTAGTGGACCCTTCACAGACCCGATACCAGCGAATCTTTTGGCGAAACAACCCATCGGAAGCGCTGAAGGTTTTCGAACTGTTGACCGTAACCTACGGAACATCGTCAGCATCCTTTCTGGCTGTGCGCTCGCTTATTCAACTAGCACGGGACGAGAGCACGAATTATCCCACGGCTGCCGAGATCATCTTGGACGACTCTTACATGGACGACATCCTTTCTGGCGCGGATTCGGTTAATGAAGCGATTAAACTTCGGAGCGATATCGAGGAGTTGATGCTGAAGGGTGGATTTCCCGTCAGAAAGTGGTGTTCAAATTCCGAAGAACTCCTTGACAGTGTTCCAGAGGAGGATCGTGAGAAGCTGGTGCCAATTCACGACTCCAGTGCCAACCAAGCTATCAAGGCTTTAGGACTCATGTGGGACCCGCGGCGAGATTTGTTCCTGTTTTGCCAATCCGCTGATACGACCAACCCCGGAGCGGTAGTGACCAAGCGACGTGTCCTGTCCCAAATAGCGAGGTTGTTTGATCCACTGGGACTCGTCGCGCCAGTGATTGTGGAAGCGAAAATGATAATGCAATGCTTGTGGGCCAGCAAATTAGGATGGGACGATACCCTTGACGATGAGCTACTCCAGCGGTGGAATACTTTCCGGACTTCCTTGGATCATATAACAGATCTTGAAATTCCACGGTGTGTCGTGGATACAGAGAGGGAGGTATTAGAGATCCATGGATTTGCCGACGCTTCCAAGAGTGCATATGGAGCGTGCGTGTACATCCGTTGCGTTCGACGAGATGGTTCAGCGGTAGCCCATCTACTATGCAGTAAGTCCAAGGTAGCTCCCCTCCGTGAGATGACCATACCTAGGTTGGAGCTGTGTGCTGCCTTACTACTCGCCAAGCTAGTTGCCAAGGTAGCTCCAACGCTGAAGCTGTCTTTCGATGAAGTCAAGTTGTGGTCGGACAGTAAAATAGTACTGGCCTGGATCAACAAACCCCTGGATCGGTTGCAGGTTTATGTTCGTAACCGTGTAGCCCAAATCAAGCATCTGACCGATCGTTACCAATGGAGTTACGTGAATACTTTGAATAACCCAGCTGACATTGTTTCACGGGGAATGCCGCCAGACTTGCTGAAGCAGTGTAGCTTGTGGTGGAGTGGACCAACATTCCTCAGCACAACCGAGTACGAAGTGGAGGCGATTACAGAGATTCCTGAATGTGAAATCCCCGAGCTGAGGGAAGTGATCATCGCAAATCCAGCTATAGAGTCGGAGCCGGTCTTTGAACGGTTCAGCTCATTCACCAAATTGCAGCGGGTTCTGGCACAGGTGGTTCGATTCGTCCGACTAGTTCGAACACCTAAGGAGCAGAGGATGCTATCCAGTGCCTTGACCGTTCAAGACATGCGAAGAGCCGAGATTTCCATCGTTAGAATTCTGCAGCAGAGTGAACTTCATGAGGAGATCCAGAGTATCCAGCGAGGCAATTTCCCGAAACGAATGGCCAACTTGCAGCCGTTTATCGACGACGAAGGATTACTACGAGTCGGAGGGCGCTTGCAAAACTCCAAGCTACCTTTCGAAGCCAAGCACCAGTTGTTGCTTCCTCGGAAACATCGTGTTACGGAAATGCTGATACGCAAATACCATGAGGACCGTCTACACGAGGGCCAATCCGGATTATTGGCCGCCATTCGGCAGAAATTTTGGTTGACGAATGCACGATCCGCTATTCGCAAGGTGATCCACGATTGTGTTAAATGTTTCCGGACGAAGCCACGGAGCATCCAGCCTCTGATGGGTGTGCTACCTGAAGCACGAGTCACCGAGCATGCGCCATTCGAGCTGACCGGCGTGGACTATGCCGGACCGATACTTGTGAAGGAAGGCAAACGCAAGCCGAAGGTAGTAAAGGCGTACATCTCACTATTCGTATGCCTGTCAACGAAAGCCATCCACCTCGAATTAGTATCCGACCTGACCTCTGATGCTTTCCTTGCCGCTCTCGACCGTTTCATCAATCGCCGCGGTCTTGTCCGCAAGCTATTTTCGGACAATGGGACCAATTTTGTTGGGGCTTTGAAGGAGCTTCGACATCTACGTGATATGTTCAACGACCAGGTGGAGCGGAACAAAATCAACGACTTCCTGATCGGCCGAGAAGTTGAATGGGACTTTATTCCGCCGAGATCACCTAACTTCGGAGGATTATGGGAGGCCGGAGTGAAGATAGTGAAGTCCCATCTCACCAGAACTCTCGGGAATACAACTCTAACGTTCGAGCAACTCAGCACTGTGTTGACCCACATCGAAGCGATTGTCAACTCTCGACCGCTATATTCCACATCAGATGATCCTAACGACCCTCAACCGATATCGCCTGCACATCTAATGCTTGGTCGACCAATGGAACCGGTGATTAAGCCATCGTATTTGGATGTACCAGCAAACCGCTTAACCAAATGGCAGTATCTGAACCAGATGAGAGACCACTTCTGGAAAAAATGGTCTCGAGAATACCTTTCAACTCTACAATCGAGAGCAAAATGGACAAAGAAACAGCCCAACGTAAGGGTCGACACCGTCGTTTTATTGGCCGAGGATAATCAACCAGCACAGACTTGGAAGCTTGGAAGAATCATCGCCGTCTACCCAGGAAAGGACGGTATCGTTCGTGTTGCTGACGTCAAGACAACCACTGGTGTATACCGTCGTGCAGTAAGCAAACTAGCGCCGCTTCCCTTGCAAGAGACCGACGAGCAACAGTCATCTAAGTTGGAATTGCATTCCAACGGGCGGGACTATGTTCGCGCACATGCGCTCCCAATGAAGGCAGCAGCATGCGAGGCTGTGCGGGCACTGACACCAATCAACGCATCCGATTCGTCATCGACCACCGACGCGGCGCTcacacactcacccgagccgacggaacaGAAGCTACCTGCGCTGCGAGAGAGTGAGTGCTGTGAGCTCCAAACATTGAGTTCGGCAGCAGACCGCTGCCGcagccgtcatcatcatcatcatcatctgtcGTTAGCGTGGTGA